The Kribbella amoyensis genomic sequence GTTGTACCGGGCCAGGGTGGCCCGGGCGCGGCGCCGGTACTTCAGGATCTGCACCGTGCCGATCGTCCACAGCACGTACTGGAACATCAGCGCCCACTTGAAGTCGGTGATCGTCTGCGGCGCACCGCCGGACGACGCGTCCAGCAGGATGCCGACCATCCCGATGCAGATCAGGGTGGCGATGAAGCCACCGGTGTTGACCATCCCGTTGGCGGCGCCGAACCGGGTCGCCGGGTTGAATGTCCGGGCGTAGTCCAGGCCCAGCATCGACCCGGGACCACCGGCGGCCTGCACCACGATCAGCAGCAGCAGGACCGGCATCGGCGCCTGTCCCGGCCAGGCCAGCACGACGGTCCACATCAGCACGGATCCGGCGATCACGGCCAGCACGATCCAGGACCGGTAGAACGGGAACCGCGCGGCGTACCGGCCGACCAGCGGGCCGTAGAACAATCCCGCGAGGACCGGCACGATCAGCATCGCGGCCGCCGTCGTCGGGGCGACCCCTTCACCGCGGACGAGGAACGGGTACCCCCAGAGCAGGCCGAAGGTGGAGCCGGAGAAGCTGGTGGTGAAGTGGGTCCACAGACCGAGCCGGGTCCCGGGCTCCTGCCAGGCGCGGCGCAGATTCCGCCGGACCTCCGCTAGCGGCTGCTTGGCCCGGTGCAGCGCCTCGTCGTACGGGGTGTCCCGGATCAGGAACAGCACGGCGACCCCGGTCACCAGGCTGAGCACGCTCGCGGTCGCGAACGTGGTGGTCCAGCCGAACGCGTGGAACGCGGCCGCCATCGGCACCGTCGACACGATCGCGCCGATCCCGCCGAGCATCCCGGTGGCCTGCGACATCACCGGCTGCCGGAGCGCCGGGAACCAGGACATCACCACCCGCAGCACGCTGATGAAGACCAACGCGTCGCCGACCCCGAGGACGGCGCGGGCCGCCAGCGCCGCCGGGTACGACTCGACCAGGCTGAACGCGGACTGGGCCACGAAGAGCAGCCCGGACGCGAGGATCAGCAGCCGCTTCGACCCGTACCGGTCGAGCAGGACGCCGACGGGCACCTGCATCGCGGCGTACACGGTCAGCTGGACCACGGTGAAGCTCGCCAGCGCGGACGCGGAGATGTCGAACCGCTCGGCGGCCTGCAGACCGGCCACGCTCATCGAGCCACGGTGCAACACGGTGACGAGGTAGGTGAGGACAGCCGTCATCCACACCGCCCAGGCTCGCCGACCGCCCAGGGGGAAGAGGAGCTCGGTCACTGCACCCCTCGCAGATCCGCCGCGGCGGTCTCGATGTGGGCCACGACCAGCTCGCGGAACCGCTTCACGCTGTTGCCGCCGAGCGCGTCGATCATCTCCTGGTGGGCGACGATCGACTTGTCCATCCGGGCCGGCTGGACCTCGATCCCGGGCACACCCATCCGGACCTGGCGGTCCCGCAGGCTGTTGTAGAGCTTGGCGAGAATCTGGTTGCCGGCGGCATCGACAATGGCCTCGTGGAAGGCCCGGTCGGCCTCCAGGAAGCTCTTCGCGTCCCCGGCCCGGCGATGCGTCCGCATCTCGTCGACCTTCTCGGTCAGTACCGCGATCAGCTGCTTGCGCCGCGGCCAGACCTTGGCGGCCGCGTGCGTCTCGATCAGCTCGCGCGCCTCGACGACGTCGTTGATCTCCTGCGGAAGCACCGGCAGGACCAGGGCGCCGCGCTTCGGGTACAGCTTGACCAGGCCGGACTCCTCCAGCCGCAGCAGCGCCTCGCGGACCGGGGTCCGGGACACGCCTACCGCGGTCGCCAGCTCGCCCTCGGTGAGCAGCTCGCCGCCGGGGTACGTCCGGTCCAGGATCGCGGCCTTCACGTACGCGTAGACGCGCTCGGCCGCGGGGATCTTCTCCGCCTCGGGCGCGGACTCCACCACCACCCGGGCGATCTCCGCCGTCTCGTCCCCCAACGTCAACCCGTTCGCCGGCTCGTCTCCGGCTGTCCCGCTACCCACTGCACTCCCTAACCCATACATCTCGTATACCTGTTGTATCTATCGTAACGGGTGCACAGCCTTCACCGCTCCGACCCACACCTGTGGACCAACCTGTGGATAACTTCGGATATTCCAGGCACCCTTCTCGCTCTCTGTGATCGCCGGGACGTTC encodes the following:
- a CDS encoding MFS transporter: MTELLFPLGGRRAWAVWMTAVLTYLVTVLHRGSMSVAGLQAAERFDISASALASFTVVQLTVYAAMQVPVGVLLDRYGSKRLLILASGLLFVAQSAFSLVESYPAALAARAVLGVGDALVFISVLRVVMSWFPALRQPVMSQATGMLGGIGAIVSTVPMAAAFHAFGWTTTFATASVLSLVTGVAVLFLIRDTPYDEALHRAKQPLAEVRRNLRRAWQEPGTRLGLWTHFTTSFSGSTFGLLWGYPFLVRGEGVAPTTAAAMLIVPVLAGLFYGPLVGRYAARFPFYRSWIVLAVIAGSVLMWTVVLAWPGQAPMPVLLLLIVVQAAGGPGSMLGLDYARTFNPATRFGAANGMVNTGGFIATLICIGMVGILLDASSGGAPQTITDFKWALMFQYVLWTIGTVQILKYRRRARATLARYNPEIYEALRANRIVPIQT
- a CDS encoding GntR family transcriptional regulator; this encodes MGSGTAGDEPANGLTLGDETAEIARVVVESAPEAEKIPAAERVYAYVKAAILDRTYPGGELLTEGELATAVGVSRTPVREALLRLEESGLVKLYPKRGALVLPVLPQEINDVVEARELIETHAAAKVWPRRKQLIAVLTEKVDEMRTHRRAGDAKSFLEADRAFHEAIVDAAGNQILAKLYNSLRDRQVRMGVPGIEVQPARMDKSIVAHQEMIDALGGNSVKRFRELVVAHIETAAADLRGVQ